One segment of Hemitrygon akajei chromosome 15, sHemAka1.3, whole genome shotgun sequence DNA contains the following:
- the LOC140739304 gene encoding mothers against decapentaplegic homolog 5, giving the protein MTMASLFSFTSPAVKRLLGWKQGDEEEKWAEKAVDALVKKLKKKKGAMEDLEKALSSPGQPSKCVTIPRSLDGRLQVSHRKGLPHVIYCRVWRWPDLQSHHELKPLDICEFPFGSKQKEVCINPYHYKRVESPVLPPVLVPRHSEFNPQHSLLVQFRNLSHNEPHMPHNATFPDSFQQPNSNPFPISPNSPYPPSPASSTYPSSPASSGPSSPFQLPADTPPPAYMPPEEQINQDSTQPMDTGNVMMTSNIPNLPIISTRDVQPVAYEEPKHWCSIVYYELNNRVGEAFHASSTSVLVDGFTDPSNNKNRFCLGLLSNVNRNSTIENTRRHIGKGVHLYYVGGEVYAECLSDSSIFVQSRNCNYHHGFHPTTVCKIPSGCSLKIFNNQEFAQLLAQSVNHGFEAVYELTKMCTIRMSFVKGWGAEYHRQDVTSTPCWIEIHLHGPLQWLDKVLTQMGSPHNPISSVS; this is encoded by the exons ATGACGATGGCAAGTCTATTCTCATTTACCAGCCCAGCTGTAAAACGTCTTTTGGGCTGGAAGCAAGGGGATGAAGAGGAGAAGTGGGCAGAGAAAGCAGTTGATGCTCTGGTAAAGAAGTTGAAGAAGAAAAAGGGAGCCATGGAAGATTTGGAAAAGGCATTAAGCAGTCCTGGTCAGCCCAGCAAATGTGTCACCATCCCACGATCTTTAGATGGGCGTCTTCAGGTATCTCACAGGAAAGGGTTGCCGCACGTTATTTATTGCCGTGTATGGCGCTGGCCGGATCTTCAAAGTCATCATGAGTTGAAGCCGTTAGATATATGTGAATTTCCATTTGGATCAAAACAGAAGGAGGTCTGCATCAATCCTTATCATTATAAGCGAGTGGAAAGTCCAG TTTTGCCTCCAGTCTTGGTTCCAAGGCACAGTGAGTTTAACCCACAACACAGCCTTCTTGTTCAGTTTCGTAACTTGAGTCATAACGAACCTCATATGCCGCATAATGCCACATTTCCGGATTCCTTCCAACAGCCAAATAGTAATCCATTTCCAATTTCGCCAAATAGTCCGTACCCTCCATCACCAGCCAGCAGCACCTATCCTAGCTCTCCTGCCAGTTCTGGGCCAAGCAGTCCTTTCCAGCTGCCAG CTGACACCCCTCCGCCTGCTTACATGCCACCAGAAGAGCAGATAAATCAAGACAGTACACAACCTATGGATACAGGGAATGTCATGATGACCTCTAACATTCCCAATCTCCCTATTATCTCCACCAGAG ATGTTCAGCCTGTTGCTTATGAGGAGCCAAAGCACTGGTGTTCCATTGTTTACTATGAGCTAAATAATCGAGTTGGAGAGGCTTTCCATGCTTCCTCTACCAGTGTTTTAGTGGATGGATTTACTGATCCATCTAACAACAAAAATCGTTTCTGTCTTGGTCTTCTTTCCAATGTAAACCGCAACTCCACCATTGAGAACACCAGGCGGCATATTGGTAAAG GTGTCCACTTGTACTATGTGGGAGGTGAAGTCTACGCTGAATGTCTCAGTGACAGCAGCATTTTTGTACAGAGCAGAAATTGCAACTACCACCATGGCTTTCATCCTACCACAGTTTGTAAGATACCAAGTGGTTGCAGCCTGAAGATATTCAACAATCAAGAGTTTGCTCAGCTCTTAGCTCAATCTGTAAATCACGGCTTTGAAGCAGTTTATGAACTGACCAAGATGTGTACCATTCGCATGAGTTTTGTTAAG GGTTGGGGTGCAGAATACCACCGCCAAGATGTAACCAGCACACCATGTTGGATAGAAATTCATCTTCATGGTCCACTTCAGTGGCTGGACAAAGTTCTTACCCAGATGGGCTCTCCTCATAATccaatctcctctgtatcttaa